One region of Passer domesticus isolate bPasDom1 chromosome 19, bPasDom1.hap1, whole genome shotgun sequence genomic DNA includes:
- the HSPB1 gene encoding heat shock protein beta-1, with product MAERRVPFTFLRSPSWDPFRDWYHGSRLFDQSFGMPHIPEDWYKWPSGSAWPGYFRLLPRESALMPAPLGQALSRQLSSGVSEIRHTADSWKVTLDVNHFAPEELVVKTKDNIVEITGKHEEKQDEHGFISRCFTRKYTLPPGVEATAVRSSLSPDGMLTVEAPLPKPAIQSAEITIPVTVESQAKEPAKK from the exons ATGGCCGAGCGCCGCGTCCCCTTCACCTTCCTGCGCAGCCCCAGCTGGGACCCCTTCCGCGACTGGTACCATGGCAGCCGCCTGTTCGACCAGTCCTTCGGGATGCCGCACATCCCCGAGGACTGGTACAAGTGGCCCAGCGGCAGCGCCTGGCCCGGCTATTTCCGCCTGCTGCCCCGGGAGAGCGCGCTGATGCCCGCGCCGCTCGGGCAGGCGCTGAGCCGGCAGCTGAGCAGCGGCGTCTCCGAGATCCGCCACACCGCCGACAGCTGGAAGGTCACCCTGGACGTCAACCACTTCGCCCCCGAGGAGCTGGTGGTGAAGACCAAGGATAACATCGTGGAGATAACCG GCAAACACGAGGAGAAGCAGGATGAACACGGCTTCATCTCCAGGTGCTTCACCCGAAAATACAC ccttCCCCCTGGCGTGGAGGCCACGGCCGTGCGCTCCTCGCTGTCTCCCGATGGAATGCTGACGGTGGAGGCCCCCCTGCCCAAACCCGCCATCCAGTCTGCCGAAATCACCATCCCCGTCACCGTGGAGAGCCAGGCCAAGGAGCCGGCCAAGAAGTAG
- the YWHAG gene encoding 14-3-3 protein gamma produces the protein MVDREQLVQKARLAEQAERYDDMAAAMKNVTELNEPLSNEERNLLSVAYKNVVGARRSSWRVISSIEQKTSADGNEKKIEMVRAYREKIEKELEAVCQDVLSLLDNYLIKNCSETQYESKVFYLKMKGDYYRYLAEVATGEKRATVVESSEKAYSEAHEISKEHMQPTHPIRLGLALNYSVFYYEIQNAPEQACHLAKTAFDDAIAELDTLNEDSYKDSTLIMQLLRDNLTLWTSDQQDDDGGEGNN, from the exons CCGAGCGATACGACGACATGGCGGCCGCCATGAAGAAC GTGACGGAGCTGAACGAGCCCCTGTCCAATGAAGAGAGGAACCTGTTGTCCGTCGCCTACAAGAACGTGGTGGGGGCTCGGCGCTCGTCCTGGCGAGTCATCAGCAGCATCGAGCAGAAGACCTCTGCGGATGGGAACGAGAAGAAGATCGAGATGGTCCGTGCCTACCGCGAGAAGATCGAGAAGGAGCTGGAAGCGGTGTGCCAGGATGTGCTGAGCCTGCTGGACAACTACCTGATCAAGAACTGCAGCGAGACGCAGTACGAGAGCAAAGTCTTCTACCTGAAGATGAAAGGGGACTATTACCGCTACCTGGCCGAGGTGGCCACCGGGGAGAAGAGGGCGACCGTGGTGGAGTCTTCGGAGAAGGCCTATAGCGAAGCCCATGAGATCAGCAAGGAGCACATGCAGCCCACCCACCCCATCCGGCTCGGGCTGGCGCTTAACTACTCGGTTTTCTACTACGAGATCCAGAACGCGCCGGAGCAGGCCTGCCACCTGGCCAAGACAGCCTTCGACGACGCCATCGCCGAGCTGGACACCCTCAACGAGGACTCCTACAAGGACTCAACGCTCATCATGCAGCTCCTCCGCGACAACCTAACGCTCTGGACGAGCGATCAGCAAGACGACGACGGCGGAGAAGGCAACAACTAG